In the genome of Sorangium aterium, one region contains:
- a CDS encoding GDSL-type esterase/lipase family protein, which translates to MSGAARSAARAEIPERRAAPCSTPQRPAPARPFTGASRRALAALLAALLATAALGCSATREHVAPPAPEVGSAPPAPAPAPRLAEAPAPETAAPRPAEAAPARPPELDLLRPEDGVYAHFFAALRALEQGRRRDHVRIAWLGDSHAAADFWSGAVRAALQRRFGDGGLGFVHLGYAAYRHDGARLTADGKWRTRPKSPGGSAPADDGVFGLGGILFGAQTAPVRAEIALTSARPPARLLWDVCFRPSAPSDEVAVTIEGGPSEVLRAAAGEAPGALQHARLASAGAVKLGVAPSGGAELCGLVVERDPEAGAGVVLDTLGINGARLATPLRWSELGWAAELARRSPELVVIEYGTNEAGDVTADPSLYAKQLAELLARARRVEPDVDCLVLAPTDRRDAPERTPVVRDVLRDAAREGGCAFWDTYEAMGGRGSIEAWYRERPPRASRDGVHLTFRGYQELGVKLSNDILERYRP; encoded by the coding sequence GTGAGCGGCGCAGCCCGCTCCGCAGCCCGCGCGGAGATCCCGGAGCGCCGCGCGGCGCCCTGCAGCACCCCGCAGCGGCCCGCGCCGGCGCGGCCCTTCACCGGGGCGTCGCGGCGCGCCCTCGCGGCGCTGCTCGCGGCGCTGCTCGCGACCGCTGCGCTCGGCTGCAGCGCGACGCGCGAGCACGTCGCGCCGCCCGCGCCCGAGGTGGGATCCGCGCCGCCCGCGCCAGCGCCCGCGCCGCGCCTCGCAGAGGCCCCCGCCCCGGAGACAGCCGCGCCGCGCCCCGCGGAGGCCGCGCCGGCGCGCCCGCCGGAGCTGGATCTGCTGCGCCCCGAGGACGGGGTGTACGCCCACTTCTTCGCGGCGCTCCGCGCGCTCGAGCAGGGTCGCCGCCGGGATCACGTGCGCATCGCCTGGCTCGGCGACTCGCACGCCGCAGCGGACTTCTGGAGCGGCGCGGTCCGCGCCGCCCTGCAGCGGCGCTTCGGCGACGGCGGGCTCGGCTTCGTGCACCTCGGCTATGCCGCCTACCGCCACGACGGCGCGCGGCTCACGGCCGACGGCAAGTGGCGGACCCGCCCGAAGTCGCCGGGCGGCTCCGCGCCGGCCGACGACGGCGTCTTCGGGCTCGGGGGCATCCTCTTCGGCGCGCAGACGGCCCCGGTGCGCGCGGAGATCGCGCTCACCTCGGCGCGGCCCCCCGCGCGGCTGCTCTGGGACGTGTGCTTCCGCCCGAGCGCGCCGAGCGACGAGGTCGCGGTGACGATCGAGGGCGGCCCGAGCGAGGTGCTCCGCGCGGCCGCGGGCGAGGCCCCCGGCGCGCTGCAGCACGCGCGGCTGGCGAGCGCGGGCGCGGTGAAGCTCGGCGTCGCGCCGTCGGGCGGGGCCGAGCTGTGCGGGCTGGTCGTCGAGCGCGATCCGGAGGCCGGGGCCGGGGTGGTGCTCGACACGCTCGGCATCAACGGCGCCCGCCTGGCGACGCCGCTCCGGTGGAGCGAGCTCGGCTGGGCCGCCGAGCTCGCGCGGCGCTCGCCGGAGCTCGTCGTGATCGAGTACGGCACGAACGAAGCGGGCGACGTCACCGCGGATCCGTCCCTCTACGCGAAGCAGCTCGCCGAGCTGCTCGCCCGCGCCCGCAGGGTGGAGCCCGACGTCGACTGCCTGGTGCTCGCGCCGACGGACCGGAGGGACGCGCCGGAGCGCACGCCCGTCGTCCGAGACGTCCTGCGCGACGCCGCGCGCGAGGGCGGCTGCGCGTTCTGGGACACGTACGAGGCGATGGGCGGAAGGGGCTCGATCGAGGCCTGGTACCGCGAGCGCCCGCCGCGCGCGTCGCGCGACGGCGTCCACCTGACCTTCCGCGGCTACCAGGAGCTCGGCGTGAAGCTCTCGAACGACATCCTGGAGCGCTATCGCCCCTGA